A single genomic interval of Stenotrophomonas sp. ZAC14D1_NAIMI4_1 harbors:
- the hutC gene encoding histidine utilization repressor: MKASKSATLNQRIRSDLESRILSGEWAPGFRIPYEHELMEQYGCSRMTVNKVLTALAESGMIERRRRAGSFVARQPPHLEQVALEIPDIAMEVGSRGHQYAYRLLQRDLRLAEPGNAGERELAGSEPLLAMRCLHLADGRPLALEHRLISPVGVPEVLEVDFSTTAPGSWLLQNVSWTRAQHRISAWGADAGAAKLLEVKPGTACLVIERLTWRGDQPITRVRQMFLGDAWDLVARFAPGAR; the protein is encoded by the coding sequence GTGAAGGCCAGCAAGTCCGCCACGCTCAACCAGCGTATCCGCAGCGATCTGGAAAGCCGCATCCTCAGCGGCGAATGGGCGCCGGGTTTCCGCATCCCGTACGAGCACGAGCTGATGGAGCAGTACGGCTGCTCGCGGATGACGGTGAACAAGGTACTGACCGCGCTGGCCGAGAGCGGCATGATCGAGCGCCGCCGCCGTGCCGGTTCGTTCGTGGCGCGGCAGCCCCCGCACCTGGAACAGGTGGCGCTGGAGATCCCCGATATCGCCATGGAGGTCGGCTCGCGCGGCCACCAGTACGCCTACCGGCTGCTGCAGCGCGACCTGCGCCTGGCCGAGCCCGGCAATGCCGGCGAGAGGGAGCTGGCCGGCAGTGAGCCGTTGCTGGCGATGCGCTGCCTGCACCTGGCCGACGGCCGGCCACTGGCGCTGGAACACCGCCTGATCAGCCCGGTGGGCGTGCCCGAGGTGCTGGAGGTGGATTTCAGCACCACCGCGCCGGGCAGCTGGCTGCTGCAGAACGTGTCCTGGACCCGCGCCCAGCACCGCATCAGCGCGTGGGGCGCGGACGCGGGCGCGGCCAAGCTGCTGGAGGTGAAGCCGGGCACCGCCTGCCTGGTGATCGAGCGCCTGACCTGGCGCGGCGACCAGCCCATCACCCGCGTGCGGCAGATGTTCCTGGGCGATGCCTGGGACCTGGTGGCGCGTTTCGCGCCGGGCGCGCGTTAG
- the drt3a gene encoding antiviral reverse transcriptase Drt3a — protein MHRSGLIAHNIRKEVRRIDFFLEPHLKDPEHLSQSIEDAVQLLAAPSKLSSKIAYAHSGGKSVARATDHASTIALRMLNRGLHDKHRVPGNRDDIVLALKAVISEQVPFLIIKLDVKSFYESFTADYVLNHLVGSRTISSSTRIAIKSIIDNHVVLGNSGLPRGLVISPTLADSMMREFDAQLHSNPKVFFYRRFVDDIVVIMNSGANSSVSISEFETVLPNGLQFKETKKTVLAFEKCKPKENATGKATKFLSFNYLGYAFHCANADHNYRADQTRDVWLDIAESKITRTKTRLMKSYVDFIRTSDFDLLERRVRHLTSNISLRDRSKGITRLSGIHFNYPLIDLERSKALPELDRFLRNTLHSTKGRIFSKLSSKLSSSQRAQLLRHSFYSGARFKRFYQFNPKELARIQRCWKHE, from the coding sequence ATGCATCGCTCGGGTTTGATCGCACACAACATTAGGAAGGAAGTTCGAAGGATCGACTTTTTTCTCGAACCGCACCTGAAAGACCCCGAGCATCTGTCCCAATCAATTGAAGATGCAGTCCAACTCTTGGCAGCACCATCGAAGCTCTCGTCCAAGATTGCTTATGCCCACTCGGGCGGAAAGTCCGTTGCTCGAGCGACTGACCACGCCTCAACCATAGCCCTCAGAATGCTTAATCGAGGACTGCATGACAAACATCGAGTGCCGGGCAATCGAGACGATATCGTACTCGCGCTAAAGGCCGTGATTTCGGAACAAGTCCCTTTCTTGATTATAAAGCTGGATGTCAAGAGCTTCTATGAATCCTTTACAGCCGACTATGTTTTGAACCACTTGGTCGGTAGTAGAACAATTTCCTCCAGCACCAGAATCGCGATCAAATCCATTATTGACAACCATGTAGTCCTTGGCAACTCGGGGTTGCCCCGTGGACTCGTGATAAGCCCAACCTTGGCCGATTCCATGATGCGTGAATTTGACGCGCAACTGCACTCGAACCCGAAGGTCTTTTTCTACAGGCGTTTTGTAGACGACATCGTCGTCATCATGAACTCCGGGGCGAACAGCTCAGTATCCATTTCAGAGTTCGAGACCGTCCTTCCGAACGGACTGCAGTTCAAGGAAACAAAAAAGACCGTCCTTGCATTTGAAAAATGCAAGCCAAAAGAAAATGCAACCGGAAAGGCAACCAAGTTTCTATCATTTAACTATCTTGGATACGCATTTCACTGTGCCAACGCTGATCACAACTACCGTGCCGACCAGACACGTGACGTTTGGCTCGATATCGCAGAGAGCAAGATCACTAGAACAAAGACTCGGCTGATGAAGTCATACGTAGATTTCATTAGGACATCTGATTTCGACTTATTGGAACGCCGAGTTCGACACCTGACGAGCAACATTAGTCTCCGAGATAGAAGCAAAGGAATCACTAGACTTTCGGGAATACACTTCAATTACCCTCTAATCGACTTGGAGAGGAGCAAAGCCCTCCCCGAGCTCGACAGATTCCTTAGAAACACGCTCCATTCGACCAAAGGTCGCATCTTCTCGAAGTTGTCGAGCAAGCTGTCCTCATCTCAGAGAGCTCAACTGTTGCGCCACAGCTTCTATTCGGGAGCAAGGTTTAAACGCTTTTACCAATTCAATCCAAAAGAGCTGGCGCGAATCCAGAGGTGCTGGAAACATGAGTGA
- the hutU gene encoding urocanate hydratase, whose product MTRNDPSRTIIAPTGTTLNAKSWLTEAPLRMLMNNLHPDVAERPQELVVYGGIGRAARDWESFDAIVETLKRLDDDQTLLVQSGKPVGVFRTHADAPRVLIANSNLVPRWANWDHFNELDKKGLAMYGQMTAGSWIYIGAQGIVQGTYETFVEMGRQHFSGDLTGKWLFTGGLGGMGGAQPLAAVMAGASCLAVECRKSSIDMRLRTGYLDTWTDNLDEALRLIDEACKAGTPKSVGLLGNVADVLAELLERGIQPDLLTDQTSAHDPVNGYLPQGWTVEQWDEKRVSAPKEVEKAARASMANHIRAMLGFHALGVPTVDYGNNLRQMALEEGVANAFDFPGFVPAYIRPLFCRGIGPFRWAALSGDPEDIAKTDAKVKELIPDNPHLHRWLDMAAEKIKFQGLPARICWVGLGDRDRLGLAFNEMVANGELKAPVVIGRDHLDSGSVASPNRETEAMADGSDAVSDWPLLNALLNTASGATWVSLHHGGGVGMGFSQHAGMVIVCDGTEAAAKRIGRVLWNDPATGVMRHADAGYEIAVECAKEKGLDLPGILS is encoded by the coding sequence ATGACCCGCAACGACCCGAGCCGCACCATCATCGCGCCCACCGGCACCACGCTGAACGCCAAGAGCTGGCTGACTGAAGCGCCGCTGCGCATGCTGATGAACAACCTGCACCCGGACGTGGCCGAGCGCCCGCAGGAACTGGTGGTTTACGGCGGCATCGGCCGCGCCGCGCGCGACTGGGAAAGCTTTGACGCCATCGTCGAAACGCTCAAGCGCCTGGACGACGACCAGACCCTGCTGGTGCAGTCGGGCAAGCCAGTGGGCGTGTTCCGCACCCACGCCGATGCACCGCGCGTGCTGATCGCCAATTCCAACCTGGTGCCGCGCTGGGCCAACTGGGACCACTTCAACGAGCTGGATAAGAAGGGCCTGGCCATGTACGGCCAGATGACCGCTGGCAGCTGGATCTACATCGGCGCGCAGGGCATCGTGCAGGGCACCTACGAAACCTTCGTGGAAATGGGCCGCCAGCACTTCAGTGGCGACCTGACCGGCAAGTGGCTGTTCACCGGTGGCCTGGGTGGCATGGGTGGCGCACAGCCGCTGGCCGCGGTGATGGCCGGCGCATCCTGCCTGGCCGTGGAGTGCCGCAAGAGCAGCATCGACATGCGCCTGCGCACCGGCTACCTGGACACCTGGACCGACAACCTGGACGAAGCGCTGCGCCTGATCGACGAAGCCTGCAAGGCCGGCACGCCGAAGTCGGTGGGCCTGCTGGGCAACGTGGCCGACGTGCTGGCTGAACTGCTGGAGCGCGGCATCCAGCCCGACCTGCTGACCGACCAGACCTCCGCGCACGACCCTGTGAACGGCTACCTGCCGCAGGGCTGGACCGTCGAGCAGTGGGACGAGAAGCGTGTCTCTGCGCCGAAGGAAGTGGAAAAGGCCGCGCGCGCCTCGATGGCCAACCACATCCGCGCCATGCTCGGTTTCCACGCACTGGGCGTGCCCACCGTGGATTACGGCAACAACCTGCGGCAGATGGCGCTGGAAGAAGGCGTGGCCAATGCCTTCGATTTCCCGGGCTTCGTGCCGGCCTACATCCGCCCGCTGTTCTGCCGTGGCATCGGCCCGTTCCGCTGGGCCGCACTGAGCGGCGACCCGGAAGACATCGCCAAGACCGATGCCAAGGTGAAGGAACTAATTCCGGACAACCCGCACCTGCACCGCTGGCTGGACATGGCTGCCGAGAAGATCAAGTTCCAGGGCCTGCCCGCGCGTATCTGCTGGGTGGGCCTGGGTGATCGCGATCGACTCGGCCTCGCCTTCAACGAGATGGTCGCCAACGGCGAACTGAAGGCGCCGGTGGTGATTGGCCGTGACCACCTGGACAGCGGCAGCGTGGCCTCGCCGAACCGCGAAACCGAAGCGATGGCCGACGGCTCCGACGCGGTGTCCGACTGGCCGCTGCTGAATGCCCTGCTCAATACCGCCAGCGGCGCCACCTGGGTGTCGCTGCACCACGGCGGTGGCGTCGGCATGGGCTTCTCGCAGCACGCCGGCATGGTGATCGTCTGCGACGGCACCGAGGCGGCGGCGAAGCGGATTGGCCGCGTGCTGTGGAACGACCCGGCCACCGGCGTGATGCGCCATGCGGATGCCGGGTATGAGATCGCGGTGGAATGCGCGAAGGAGAAGGGGCTGGATCTGCCGGGGATTCTGAGCTAG
- the hutH gene encoding histidine ammonia-lyase, whose amino-acid sequence MSNTLVLRPGHVTLAQWRQAYRGAPLALDPAALPAVRASAAAVAAIVAKGAPVYGINTGFGKLASVRIEREDLATLQRNIVLSHAAGVGEPMPASVVRLMMALKLVSLAQGASGVREETLLLLEAMLVKGVLPVVPAQGSVGASGDLAPLSHLASVMLGVGEAFIGDERMPALDALARAGLQPVELGAKEGLALLNGTQFSTAYALAGLFEIETVFQAALVTGALSVEAAKGSDTPFDPRIHAIRGQRGQIATAATLRSLMQGSDIRESHRDNDVRVQDPYCLRCQPQVMGAALDILRQAATTLEIEANGVSDNPLVFTDTGEALSGGNFHAEPVAFAADMLAMAVCEIGSISERRLAMLVDPALSGLPAFLTPRPGLNSGFMIPQVTAAALVSENKQRAYPASVDSIPTSANQEDHVSMAAHGARRLMQMAENAANVIGIELLAAAQGCDFHAPLRSSAALETVRATLRAQVPTLEEDRYFHPDMVTATNLVRSGALAQGLAELLPTVEPQA is encoded by the coding sequence ATGAGCAACACCCTGGTTCTTCGCCCCGGCCATGTCACCCTCGCCCAGTGGCGGCAGGCCTATCGCGGTGCGCCGCTTGCGCTGGACCCGGCCGCGCTGCCGGCAGTGCGCGCCAGTGCGGCGGCGGTGGCCGCCATCGTCGCCAAGGGCGCGCCGGTCTATGGCATCAATACCGGCTTCGGCAAGCTGGCCAGCGTGCGCATCGAGCGCGAAGACCTGGCCACCCTGCAGCGGAACATCGTGCTTTCGCATGCCGCCGGCGTGGGTGAGCCGATGCCGGCCAGCGTGGTGCGGCTGATGATGGCTCTGAAGCTGGTAAGCCTGGCCCAGGGCGCTTCGGGCGTGCGCGAGGAAACCCTGCTGCTGCTCGAAGCGATGCTGGTGAAGGGCGTGCTGCCGGTCGTGCCGGCACAGGGCTCGGTCGGTGCCTCCGGCGATCTGGCACCGCTATCGCACCTGGCCAGCGTGATGCTGGGCGTGGGCGAGGCCTTCATCGGCGACGAGCGCATGCCGGCGCTGGACGCACTGGCGCGTGCCGGCCTGCAGCCGGTGGAACTGGGTGCGAAGGAAGGCCTGGCGCTGCTCAACGGCACGCAGTTCTCCACTGCGTATGCGCTGGCGGGCCTGTTCGAGATCGAGACCGTGTTCCAGGCCGCGCTGGTCACCGGCGCGCTGTCGGTGGAAGCGGCGAAGGGCTCGGACACGCCGTTCGACCCGCGTATCCACGCCATCCGTGGCCAGCGCGGGCAGATCGCCACCGCCGCCACGCTGCGCTCGCTGATGCAGGGTTCGGATATCCGCGAATCGCACCGCGACAACGACGTGCGCGTGCAGGACCCGTACTGCCTGCGCTGCCAGCCGCAGGTGATGGGCGCGGCGCTGGATATCCTGCGCCAGGCCGCGACCACGCTGGAAATTGAAGCCAATGGCGTGTCCGACAATCCGCTGGTGTTCACCGATACCGGTGAAGCGCTGTCCGGCGGCAACTTCCACGCCGAGCCGGTGGCCTTCGCTGCCGACATGCTGGCGATGGCGGTGTGCGAGATCGGCTCGATCAGCGAGCGTCGCCTGGCCATGCTGGTGGACCCGGCGCTGTCCGGCCTGCCGGCGTTCCTGACCCCGCGGCCCGGCCTCAATTCGGGCTTCATGATTCCGCAGGTGACCGCCGCCGCGCTCGTCTCTGAAAACAAGCAGCGCGCCTACCCGGCCAGCGTTGACTCGATCCCGACCTCGGCCAACCAGGAAGACCACGTCTCGATGGCCGCGCATGGCGCACGCCGTCTGATGCAGATGGCCGAGAACGCGGCCAACGTGATCGGCATCGAGCTGCTGGCCGCCGCGCAGGGCTGTGATTTCCACGCGCCGCTGCGCTCCAGCGCCGCGCTGGAGACCGTGCGCGCCACCCTGCGCGCGCAGGTGCCGACGCTGGAAGAAGACCGCTACTTCCACCCCGACATGGTGACCGCCACGAACCTGGTGCGCAGCGGCGCACTGGCACAGGGCCTGGCGGAACTGCTGCCGACCGTGGAGCCACAGGCATGA
- a CDS encoding formimidoylglutamate deiminase has product MSDSRSPQSFHAAHALLGEGWARDVRLQVQGGRIARIDAGQGAQDGDTRVGLLLPGLPNLHSHAFQRGMAGLTEIGGGDGDSFWSWRELMYRFLAHLRPDAVQAIAAQAYMEMLESGFTRVGEFHYLHHQADGQPYALRAEMSARIAAAADQTGIGLTLLPVFYAHADFGGAPPNPAQRRLIHDVDGFARLLEGAKTALSTLPDAVLGIAPHSLRAVTGEELDALLPLTTGPVHIHIAEQVREVEACLAWSGQRPVQWLYEHAAVDARWCLVHATHITDAERAQMVASKAVAGLCPITEANLGDGLFPMQAFAREGGRFGVGSDSNVLIDAAEELRLLEYGQRLALRGRNVLAPDASRSSGRFLFDGALQGGAQALGVAAGLQVGASADLLELDPAHPALQVRQGDAWLDSWVFAARNGALRSVWRHGRQVVADGRHLQREAITTAFAAALRGVLG; this is encoded by the coding sequence ATGTCCGATTCGCGTTCCCCGCAGAGTTTCCATGCCGCCCACGCCCTGCTGGGCGAGGGCTGGGCGCGCGATGTGCGCCTGCAGGTGCAGGGCGGCCGCATCGCCCGCATTGACGCGGGGCAGGGCGCGCAGGACGGTGATACCCGCGTCGGCCTGCTGCTGCCGGGCCTGCCCAACCTGCACAGCCACGCCTTCCAGCGCGGCATGGCCGGCCTGACCGAGATCGGCGGGGGGGACGGCGACAGTTTCTGGAGCTGGCGCGAGCTGATGTACCGCTTCCTGGCCCACCTGCGCCCCGACGCGGTGCAGGCCATCGCCGCCCAGGCCTACATGGAAATGCTGGAAAGCGGCTTCACCCGGGTCGGCGAGTTCCATTACCTGCACCACCAGGCTGACGGCCAGCCCTACGCGCTGCGGGCCGAGATGAGCGCGCGCATCGCCGCCGCCGCCGACCAGACCGGCATCGGCCTGACCCTGCTGCCGGTGTTCTACGCCCACGCCGATTTTGGCGGCGCGCCGCCCAATCCCGCGCAGCGCCGGCTGATCCACGACGTGGACGGGTTCGCGCGGCTGCTGGAAGGGGCGAAGACCGCCTTGTCCACGTTGCCCGACGCGGTGCTGGGCATTGCCCCGCACAGCCTGCGCGCGGTCACCGGCGAGGAACTGGATGCGCTGCTGCCGCTGACCACCGGCCCGGTACATATCCACATTGCCGAGCAGGTGCGCGAGGTCGAGGCCTGCCTGGCCTGGAGCGGCCAGCGGCCGGTGCAGTGGCTGTACGAACACGCGGCGGTGGATGCGCGCTGGTGCCTGGTGCACGCCACCCACATCACCGATGCCGAGCGCGCGCAGATGGTGGCCAGCAAGGCCGTGGCCGGCCTGTGCCCGATCACCGAGGCCAACCTGGGCGATGGCCTGTTCCCGATGCAGGCGTTCGCCCGCGAAGGCGGACGCTTCGGCGTCGGCTCCGATTCCAACGTGCTGATCGACGCCGCCGAGGAGCTGCGCCTGCTCGAGTACGGCCAGCGCCTGGCCTTGCGCGGGCGCAACGTGCTGGCCCCGGATGCCTCGCGCAGCAGCGGCCGTTTCCTGTTCGACGGTGCCCTGCAGGGCGGCGCGCAGGCGCTGGGCGTGGCTGCCGGGCTGCAGGTCGGGGCCAGCGCCGATCTGCTTGAACTGGACCCCGCGCACCCGGCGCTGCAGGTGCGACAAGGTGACGCATGGCTTGACAGCTGGGTCTTCGCTGCACGTAATGGCGCGCTGCGTTCGGTCTGGCGCCATGGCCGCCAGGTCGTGGCCGACGGCCGCCACCTGCAGCGCGAGGCCATCACCACCGCCTTTGCCGCTGCCCTGCGTGGCGTGCTGGGCTGA
- the hutI gene encoding imidazolonepropionase — protein MHVDILWSNVHLMTLDGPGLGIIRNGVLACAEGRIVHVGTAGSDAHLRPTTRIDGEGRWISPGLVDCHTHLVYAGNRANEFEQRLQGVSYADIARAGGGIVSTVRATRAASPQQLADESRPRLLAMRAEGVTTVEIKSGYGLTLDDERKQLQVARALGEECRVTVVPTFLGAHAVPPGREAQDYTDEVCNVMIPAIAADGLAEAVDVFCENIAFSPAQARQVFEAARGNGLAVKIHAEQMSNQHGAELAASFGALSADHIEHLDDAGIAAMAAAGTVAVLLPGAFYFTRDTTLPPIAALRAAGVPLALATDSNPGTSPLTSPLLAMNMGATLFRLTVDECIAGFTREAARALGHGERIGRLAVGMDCDLAIWDIDAPADLVYRMGFNPLHARVVRGQPDLPASWSNT, from the coding sequence ATGCACGTCGATATTCTCTGGTCCAACGTCCACCTGATGACCCTCGATGGCCCCGGCCTGGGGATCATCCGCAACGGCGTGCTGGCCTGCGCCGAAGGGCGCATCGTCCACGTCGGCACTGCCGGCAGCGACGCGCACCTGCGGCCGACCACCCGCATCGATGGCGAAGGCCGCTGGATCTCGCCGGGCCTGGTCGACTGCCACACCCACCTGGTCTACGCCGGCAACCGCGCCAACGAGTTCGAACAACGCCTGCAGGGTGTCAGCTACGCCGACATCGCCCGCGCCGGCGGCGGCATCGTCTCCACCGTGCGCGCCACCCGCGCCGCCTCGCCGCAACAGCTGGCCGACGAAAGCCGTCCGCGCCTGCTGGCCATGCGTGCCGAAGGCGTGACCACGGTGGAGATCAAATCCGGCTATGGCCTGACCCTGGACGATGAGCGCAAGCAGCTGCAGGTGGCACGCGCGCTGGGCGAGGAATGCCGGGTGACCGTGGTGCCGACCTTCCTCGGTGCGCATGCGGTACCCCCGGGGCGCGAGGCCCAGGACTACACCGACGAAGTGTGCAACGTGATGATTCCGGCCATCGCCGCTGACGGCCTGGCAGAAGCAGTGGACGTGTTCTGCGAGAACATCGCGTTCTCGCCCGCGCAGGCACGCCAGGTCTTCGAAGCCGCACGTGGCAACGGGTTGGCGGTGAAGATCCACGCCGAGCAGATGAGCAACCAGCATGGCGCCGAACTGGCCGCCAGCTTCGGCGCGCTGTCGGCCGACCATATCGAGCACCTGGACGATGCCGGCATCGCCGCGATGGCCGCGGCTGGCACCGTGGCGGTGCTGCTGCCCGGCGCCTTCTATTTCACCCGCGATACCACCCTACCCCCGATTGCCGCGCTGCGTGCGGCCGGCGTGCCGCTGGCCCTGGCCACCGACAGCAACCCCGGCACCTCGCCGCTGACCAGCCCGCTGCTGGCGATGAACATGGGCGCGACCCTGTTCCGCCTGACCGTGGACGAATGCATCGCCGGCTTCACCCGTGAAGCGGCGCGCGCGCTGGGCCATGGCGAGCGCATCGGCCGCCTGGCGGTGGGCATGGACTGCGACCTGGCGATCTGGGACATCGACGCGCCGGCCGACCTGGTCTATCGCATGGGATTCAATCCGCTGCACGCGCGCGTGGTGCGCGGGCAGCCCGACCTGCCTGCTTCCTGGAGCAACACATGA
- the hutG gene encoding N-formylglutamate deformylase: MNARPEWLTVHEGDAPLIVSFPHTGSELPHELMGDYHSPWLARRDADWWVHELYDFVRGMGATTVRSAISRSVIDLNRDPSGVSLYPGQNTTGLCPLTTFDNQPLYHAGREPDDAEIARRRDTYFAPYHAALAAQIARLRERHGTVVVYDAHSIRSHIPHLFDGELPQFNLGTAGPSGAPDTSCDNALSDVVENLLKISGMSQVRNGRFKGGWITRHYSDIAGGVHTLQMELACRGYMHEPLPDQVDEHSWPTPLDPDHAAPLRHTLAQVLNACLEFATNRSAA; encoded by the coding sequence ATGAATGCCCGGCCCGAATGGCTGACGGTGCACGAGGGCGATGCCCCGTTGATCGTCAGTTTCCCGCATACCGGCAGCGAGCTGCCGCACGAGCTGATGGGTGACTACCACTCGCCGTGGCTGGCACGTCGTGATGCCGACTGGTGGGTGCACGAGCTGTACGACTTCGTGCGCGGCATGGGGGCCACCACCGTGCGTTCGGCGATCTCGCGTTCGGTGATCGACCTCAACCGCGACCCCAGTGGCGTGTCGTTGTACCCGGGCCAGAACACCACCGGCCTGTGCCCGCTGACCACCTTCGACAACCAGCCGCTGTACCACGCCGGGCGCGAGCCGGATGACGCGGAAATTGCCCGCCGCCGCGACACGTATTTCGCGCCCTACCACGCTGCGCTGGCCGCACAGATCGCGCGCCTGCGCGAGCGCCACGGCACGGTGGTGGTCTATGACGCACATTCGATCCGCTCGCATATCCCGCACCTGTTCGACGGTGAGCTGCCGCAGTTCAACCTGGGCACGGCCGGCCCGTCCGGTGCGCCGGACACCTCCTGCGACAACGCGCTGAGCGATGTGGTGGAAAACCTGCTGAAGATCAGCGGCATGAGCCAGGTGCGCAACGGCCGCTTCAAGGGCGGCTGGATCACCCGCCACTACAGCGACATCGCCGGCGGCGTGCACACGCTGCAGATGGAGCTGGCCTGCCGTGGCTACATGCACGAGCCCCTGCCGGACCAGGTGGACGAGCACAGCTGGCCCACCCCGCTGGACCCCGACCACGCCGCACCCCTGCGCCACACCCTGGCGCAGGTGCTCAACGCCTGCCTTGAATTTGCTACCAACCGGAGCGCCGCATGA
- the drt3b gene encoding antiviral reverse transcriptase Drt3b — protein MSEKTRVKVRKSDKFRSLVTETSPAETPIVFSNDGLYLRAIKNSSTSTGLSESVFDKLIKQEGQDLWHIPYSYKIKKNALSHRQLSVPHPGSQWRMMDFYSKYSPLITNYTSRSTSSLRAPKSIAGSYFTRSNGEGVSRYKRSQVSIDTLDKHLSHSPSYFSYFGHGRLYKFFDSKEFIELERRHSHLWMLDVAKCFDSIYTHTILWAVKSKEFSKENIRLNSFGNAFDALMQSSNFGETSGILIGPEVSRIFAEIILQQVDVRVKSKLQTQNLVDRVDFEIRRYVDDYFIFANDPSVSRRVFAEIESELTLLKLSVNDSKVRKYERPFMTEKSKSILDSKSLLSAFVSKFTKKTKANSNGLRSTTIYKHDRLFLSFCNDVKSCCSTNECGYDEVSGYLISGLKNRAIYLMDSYPEEFNTNKGDEKELTHDTYEALALIIKCVFFLYSVAPSVTASYKISMLIVVISRFSKQHLPQYAQALSTALLGEATVAIDRSVIEPRTDGFIDLETQNILLAVSEFSDELSISPKTLEKAFINPSRPASYFNLVSAIYYIKSGPTFSTLRKWVCDGVDDILSRSTSFTKDSEKALTALDFIGCPHLDIQRRLSWAKSLLSALDLPSTDPAALAELVKDFESLPWFVDWREIDLLNLLERKELRVVY, from the coding sequence ATGAGTGAAAAGACCAGAGTCAAGGTGCGGAAGTCCGATAAGTTTAGATCACTTGTAACGGAAACCTCTCCCGCCGAGACGCCAATTGTCTTCTCGAACGACGGCCTCTACCTGCGCGCAATCAAGAACAGCTCCACTTCTACCGGCTTATCAGAAAGCGTCTTCGACAAGCTAATAAAGCAGGAGGGACAGGACCTTTGGCACATCCCATATTCCTACAAAATCAAGAAGAACGCGCTATCACACCGACAGCTATCGGTTCCTCACCCTGGATCACAGTGGAGGATGATGGATTTTTATAGTAAATACTCTCCGCTCATTACAAACTACACTAGCCGAAGCACATCGAGTCTCAGGGCACCAAAATCAATAGCCGGATCGTACTTCACAAGATCCAATGGAGAGGGTGTGTCTCGTTACAAGAGATCACAGGTATCAATCGACACCCTGGACAAGCATCTTTCCCACAGCCCCTCCTACTTCTCGTATTTCGGCCATGGCAGGCTTTACAAATTCTTTGATTCCAAGGAGTTCATTGAACTAGAGCGCCGACATTCACACCTATGGATGCTGGATGTCGCAAAGTGCTTTGACAGCATTTACACGCATACAATCCTTTGGGCAGTAAAAAGCAAAGAGTTCTCCAAAGAAAATATCAGACTTAATTCTTTCGGAAATGCGTTTGACGCGCTCATGCAGAGCTCAAACTTCGGCGAGACCAGCGGGATATTGATCGGACCAGAAGTAAGTCGAATATTTGCAGAGATAATACTTCAACAGGTCGACGTTAGAGTAAAATCAAAACTCCAAACTCAAAATTTAGTGGACCGGGTTGATTTTGAAATTCGGCGGTATGTCGACGACTATTTCATATTTGCGAACGACCCCAGCGTTTCACGACGCGTATTTGCAGAAATCGAGTCCGAACTCACATTACTCAAACTGAGCGTGAACGACAGCAAGGTCCGCAAATACGAACGCCCTTTCATGACCGAGAAGTCGAAATCAATACTCGACTCGAAGTCCTTGCTTTCAGCATTTGTCAGCAAGTTCACCAAGAAGACCAAGGCAAACTCAAATGGTCTCCGCTCAACCACAATTTACAAGCATGACCGCCTCTTCCTCAGTTTCTGCAATGACGTGAAGTCTTGCTGCTCGACGAACGAATGCGGGTATGACGAGGTCTCCGGATACCTCATTTCAGGCTTGAAGAATCGTGCAATCTACCTCATGGACTCATACCCAGAGGAATTCAACACAAATAAAGGTGACGAAAAAGAACTTACGCATGACACATATGAAGCTCTCGCCCTAATCATAAAATGCGTATTTTTCCTATACAGTGTCGCCCCTTCCGTTACCGCGTCGTATAAAATTTCCATGCTGATTGTAGTGATCAGCCGATTCTCGAAGCAACACCTTCCCCAGTATGCGCAAGCGCTTTCGACCGCACTACTTGGTGAAGCGACGGTCGCGATAGATCGATCAGTGATTGAGCCACGCACAGACGGCTTTATTGATTTGGAGACCCAGAACATTCTCCTTGCCGTTAGCGAGTTCAGCGACGAACTTAGCATCAGCCCAAAAACACTAGAGAAGGCGTTTATTAACCCCAGCCGCCCCGCCTCTTATTTCAATCTAGTGTCCGCCATTTACTACATCAAATCGGGACCAACCTTTTCAACCCTTAGAAAATGGGTGTGCGACGGCGTCGACGATATACTCAGCCGATCAACCAGCTTCACCAAGGACTCCGAGAAGGCACTCACTGCATTGGATTTCATTGGATGTCCACACCTAGATATCCAGCGCCGCCTAAGCTGGGCCAAGTCCCTGCTGAGTGCCCTGGATCTTCCATCAACTGATCCAGCGGCTTTGGCCGAACTAGTTAAGGACTTCGAATCTCTACCATGGTTTGTTGACTGGAGAGAGATCGACCTCCTCAACCTCCTTGAGAGGAAGGAGTTGCGCGTCGTTTACTGA